One window from the genome of Planctomicrobium piriforme encodes:
- the ftsH gene encoding ATP-dependent zinc metalloprotease FtsH: MAEPKKAKRVEPDDGADKSNPRGGFPFFVLLMIFGLLALGGYQLMLTGNRSAVDYGFFLQEVQSGNVKDVAINSLTIQGKWENLKVAQEAWLKYKATKEAPPADDAAEKKPAAAPKAELTELFTTDVPALEGEYPLRLMEKHGVHISSVNDNFSVMLLQSFIYLLPVILISVFLLFAMRRSADPMSSGMFGNFVRSQAKRFRPNDLQTTFKDVAGMEHAKRELEEVVDFLKDPAKFQRLGAEIPKGVLLAGPPGTGKTLLARAVAGEAGVPFFSINGSEFIQMFVGVGASRVRDMFRTAKENSPCILFIDEIDAVGRVRGAGVGGGHDEREQTLNQILSEMDGFQANEAVIVVAATNRPDVLDPALLRPGRFDRHVSVDRPSRLGRVGILKVHVRKVPLGENVNLEDIAGSTIGFSGADLKNLVNEAALAAARDGKSQVDRIDFETARDKIMMGVAREEVLNAKERRMTAYHEAGHALLAWLLPEVDTVHKVTIVPRGRALGVTQLLPEEERFHMGESRLRSQLAMMLGGRAAEKLVFDEFSAGAEDDLKRASQIARRMVSAWGMSERIGPVAYRDGEEHPFLGKEIQETRKYSEQTAFLIDQEMQKILIHASERATSILEDNRENLDRISDALLEREIVSREELIELIGPKRVEADVVASV, encoded by the coding sequence CAGTGCGGTTGACTACGGGTTCTTCCTGCAGGAAGTTCAATCCGGGAACGTCAAGGACGTGGCGATCAACAGCCTCACCATTCAAGGCAAATGGGAAAATCTGAAGGTCGCGCAGGAAGCCTGGCTGAAGTACAAGGCCACGAAAGAGGCCCCGCCGGCGGATGACGCAGCCGAGAAGAAGCCTGCGGCAGCTCCCAAAGCGGAACTCACGGAGCTTTTTACGACGGATGTCCCTGCGCTGGAAGGGGAATATCCCCTCCGGCTCATGGAGAAGCACGGCGTCCATATCAGCAGCGTGAATGACAACTTCAGCGTGATGCTGCTGCAGTCATTCATTTACCTGTTGCCGGTCATTCTGATCTCGGTGTTCCTGCTGTTCGCCATGCGGCGGTCGGCCGACCCGATGAGTTCCGGCATGTTCGGGAATTTCGTTCGCAGTCAGGCCAAGCGTTTCCGTCCCAACGATCTGCAGACGACGTTCAAGGATGTCGCCGGGATGGAACATGCCAAGCGCGAACTCGAGGAAGTCGTCGACTTCCTTAAAGACCCTGCCAAGTTCCAGCGTCTGGGCGCGGAGATCCCCAAGGGAGTGCTGCTGGCCGGACCGCCGGGAACCGGGAAAACGCTGCTCGCCAGAGCCGTCGCCGGCGAGGCAGGCGTGCCGTTCTTCTCGATCAACGGCTCTGAGTTCATCCAGATGTTTGTCGGCGTCGGGGCCAGTCGCGTCCGCGATATGTTCCGCACCGCCAAGGAAAACTCCCCCTGTATTCTGTTCATCGACGAAATCGATGCCGTCGGCCGGGTTCGCGGCGCAGGCGTCGGGGGCGGTCATGACGAACGCGAACAGACGCTGAATCAAATCCTCAGCGAGATGGACGGCTTTCAGGCGAACGAAGCAGTGATCGTCGTCGCGGCCACCAACCGCCCCGACGTCCTCGACCCGGCCCTGCTCCGCCCCGGCCGTTTCGACCGTCACGTTTCAGTCGATCGCCCCAGCCGCCTGGGACGCGTCGGCATCCTCAAGGTGCATGTCCGCAAGGTTCCCCTCGGCGAGAACGTCAATCTTGAAGACATCGCCGGCAGCACCATCGGGTTTTCCGGTGCGGACCTGAAAAACCTGGTCAACGAAGCTGCCCTCGCCGCCGCCCGTGACGGCAAGTCGCAGGTCGACCGCATCGACTTCGAAACTGCTCGTGACAAGATCATGATGGGAGTTGCCCGCGAAGAAGTGCTGAACGCCAAGGAACGCCGGATGACCGCCTATCACGAGGCCGGTCACGCCCTGCTCGCCTGGCTGCTCCCGGAAGTGGACACGGTGCATAAGGTCACCATCGTCCCCCGCGGCCGCGCTCTCGGGGTCACCCAACTGCTGCCGGAAGAAGAACGCTTTCACATGGGCGAAAGCCGCTTGCGGTCCCAATTGGCCATGATGCTGGGGGGCCGCGCCGCCGAGAAGCTGGTCTTCGATGAGTTTTCCGCCGGCGCCGAAGACGACCTCAAACGAGCTTCGCAAATTGCCCGTCGCATGGTCAGCGCCTGGGGGATGAGCGAACGCATCGGGCCTGTCGCCTATCGCGATGGAGAAGAGCATCCGTTCCTCGGGAAGGAAATTCAGGAGACCCGCAAGTACAGCGAGCAGACTGCGTTTCTCATCGATCAGGAGATGCAGAAAATCCTGATCCACGCGAGCGAACGGGCGACCAGCATTCTCGAAGACAACCGCGAAAACCTCGACCGGATTTCCGACGCCCTGCTCGAACGCGAGATCGTCTCGCGTGAAGAGTTGATTGAGCTGATCGGCCCCAAGCGGGTCGAAGCAGACGTGGTTGCGAGCGTTTGA